A single Bufo bufo chromosome 6, aBufBuf1.1, whole genome shotgun sequence DNA region contains:
- the LOC121004054 gene encoding intelectin-1-like isoform X4, which produces MTAVFFKRDVAVAGEMLLRSLLVLSLALTGVYTNKCGDTSTPEKKQHIVDMLSCWNENAANTETPNHSYQYRSCKDVKSHDTNAKDGIYMLKTADGLFYQTYCDMTTNGGGWTLVASIHENNMYGKCTVGDRWSSQEGDNINNPKGDDNWANYATFGFPDGATSDDYKNPGYYDIAAKDLGLWHVPNKTPLSKWKETSILRYRTDNGFFSQQGGNLFQLFKKYPVVFDAGACLKDNGPAVPVVYDFGSAEKTKSYYSPNGAKEFVPGFVQFRVMNHERAALALCAGVKVTGCNVEHHCIGGGGYIPEGLPKQCGDFAAFDWAGYGTHTGWSSTKEITEAAVLLFYR; this is translated from the exons AGCAGGTGAAATGTTGCTGCGCAGTCTTTTAGTGCTTTCTCTAGCACTTACTGGAGTATATACTAACAAATGTG GGGATACTTCTACTCCTGAAAAGAAGCAGCACATTGTAGAcatgttgtcctgctggaatgaGAATGCAGCAAACACTGAGACACCAAACCACAGCTATCAATATAGAAGCTGCAAGGACGTTAAGAGTCATGATACAAATGCTAAAG ATGGAATATACATGCTGAAAACTGCTGATGGGCTTTTCTATCAGACCTACTGTGACATGACAACCAATGGTGGAGGTTGGACATTGGTGGCAAGTATTCATGAAAACAATATGTATGGTAAATGTACAGTGGGAGATCGTTGGTCCAGTCAGGAGGGAGACAACATCAACAACCCTAAAGGAGATGACAATTGGGCCAACTATGCCACATTTGGTTTTCCTGATGGTGCAACAAGTGATGATTACAAG AATCCAGGATATTATGATATTGCTGCTAAGGACTTGGGCTTATGGCATGTTCCCAACAAGACACCTTTGTCGAAGTGGAAAGAAACATCTATACTAAGATATCGCACAGACAATGGCTTCTTTTCTCAACAGGGGGGTAATCTTTTCCAGCTCTTTAAA AAATACCCAGTGGTATTTGATGCCGGAGCCTGCCTCAAAGATAATGGGCCCGCTGTTCCTGTAGTGTATGACTTTGGAAGCGCTGAGAAGACTAAATCATATTATTCACCCAATGGAGCAA AAGAGTTTGTTCCTGGTTTTGTCCAATTCCGGGTTATGAATCACGAAAGAGCTGCCCTGGCTCTGTGTGCAGGAGTGAAGGTGACAGGATGCAATGTAGAACAT CACTGCATTGGTGGTGGAGGCTACATTCCAGAAGGGCTTCCTAAGCAGTGTGGGGACTTTGCTGCGTTTGACTGGGCTGGGTATGGAACACATACAGGATGGAGTTCCACCAAAGAGATAACTGAGGCAGCTGTTCTGCTCTTCTATCGTTAG
- the LOC121004054 gene encoding intelectin-1-like isoform X1, with product MTAVFFKRDVAGPSGEMLLRSLLVLSLALTGVYTNKCGDTSTPEKKQHIVDMLSCWNENAANTETPNHSYQYRSCKDVKSHDTNAKDGIYMLKTADGLFYQTYCDMTTNGGGWTLVASIHENNMYGKCTVGDRWSSQEGDNINNPKGDDNWANYATFGFPDGATSDDYKNPGYYDIAAKDLGLWHVPNKTPLSKWKETSILRYRTDNGFFSQQGGNLFQLFKKYPVVFDAGACLKDNGPAVPVVYDFGSAEKTKSYYSPNGAKEFVPGFVQFRVMNHERAALALCAGVKVTGCNVEHHCIGGGGYIPEGLPKQCGDFAAFDWAGYGTHTGWSSTKEITEAAVLLFYR from the exons CAGGTGAAATGTTGCTGCGCAGTCTTTTAGTGCTTTCTCTAGCACTTACTGGAGTATATACTAACAAATGTG GGGATACTTCTACTCCTGAAAAGAAGCAGCACATTGTAGAcatgttgtcctgctggaatgaGAATGCAGCAAACACTGAGACACCAAACCACAGCTATCAATATAGAAGCTGCAAGGACGTTAAGAGTCATGATACAAATGCTAAAG ATGGAATATACATGCTGAAAACTGCTGATGGGCTTTTCTATCAGACCTACTGTGACATGACAACCAATGGTGGAGGTTGGACATTGGTGGCAAGTATTCATGAAAACAATATGTATGGTAAATGTACAGTGGGAGATCGTTGGTCCAGTCAGGAGGGAGACAACATCAACAACCCTAAAGGAGATGACAATTGGGCCAACTATGCCACATTTGGTTTTCCTGATGGTGCAACAAGTGATGATTACAAG AATCCAGGATATTATGATATTGCTGCTAAGGACTTGGGCTTATGGCATGTTCCCAACAAGACACCTTTGTCGAAGTGGAAAGAAACATCTATACTAAGATATCGCACAGACAATGGCTTCTTTTCTCAACAGGGGGGTAATCTTTTCCAGCTCTTTAAA AAATACCCAGTGGTATTTGATGCCGGAGCCTGCCTCAAAGATAATGGGCCCGCTGTTCCTGTAGTGTATGACTTTGGAAGCGCTGAGAAGACTAAATCATATTATTCACCCAATGGAGCAA AAGAGTTTGTTCCTGGTTTTGTCCAATTCCGGGTTATGAATCACGAAAGAGCTGCCCTGGCTCTGTGTGCAGGAGTGAAGGTGACAGGATGCAATGTAGAACAT CACTGCATTGGTGGTGGAGGCTACATTCCAGAAGGGCTTCCTAAGCAGTGTGGGGACTTTGCTGCGTTTGACTGGGCTGGGTATGGAACACATACAGGATGGAGTTCCACCAAAGAGATAACTGAGGCAGCTGTTCTGCTCTTCTATCGTTAG
- the LOC121004054 gene encoding intelectin-1-like isoform X3 codes for MTAVFFKRDVAGPGEMLLRSLLVLSLALTGVYTNKCGDTSTPEKKQHIVDMLSCWNENAANTETPNHSYQYRSCKDVKSHDTNAKDGIYMLKTADGLFYQTYCDMTTNGGGWTLVASIHENNMYGKCTVGDRWSSQEGDNINNPKGDDNWANYATFGFPDGATSDDYKNPGYYDIAAKDLGLWHVPNKTPLSKWKETSILRYRTDNGFFSQQGGNLFQLFKKYPVVFDAGACLKDNGPAVPVVYDFGSAEKTKSYYSPNGAKEFVPGFVQFRVMNHERAALALCAGVKVTGCNVEHHCIGGGGYIPEGLPKQCGDFAAFDWAGYGTHTGWSSTKEITEAAVLLFYR; via the exons CAGGTGAAATGTTGCTGCGCAGTCTTTTAGTGCTTTCTCTAGCACTTACTGGAGTATATACTAACAAATGTG GGGATACTTCTACTCCTGAAAAGAAGCAGCACATTGTAGAcatgttgtcctgctggaatgaGAATGCAGCAAACACTGAGACACCAAACCACAGCTATCAATATAGAAGCTGCAAGGACGTTAAGAGTCATGATACAAATGCTAAAG ATGGAATATACATGCTGAAAACTGCTGATGGGCTTTTCTATCAGACCTACTGTGACATGACAACCAATGGTGGAGGTTGGACATTGGTGGCAAGTATTCATGAAAACAATATGTATGGTAAATGTACAGTGGGAGATCGTTGGTCCAGTCAGGAGGGAGACAACATCAACAACCCTAAAGGAGATGACAATTGGGCCAACTATGCCACATTTGGTTTTCCTGATGGTGCAACAAGTGATGATTACAAG AATCCAGGATATTATGATATTGCTGCTAAGGACTTGGGCTTATGGCATGTTCCCAACAAGACACCTTTGTCGAAGTGGAAAGAAACATCTATACTAAGATATCGCACAGACAATGGCTTCTTTTCTCAACAGGGGGGTAATCTTTTCCAGCTCTTTAAA AAATACCCAGTGGTATTTGATGCCGGAGCCTGCCTCAAAGATAATGGGCCCGCTGTTCCTGTAGTGTATGACTTTGGAAGCGCTGAGAAGACTAAATCATATTATTCACCCAATGGAGCAA AAGAGTTTGTTCCTGGTTTTGTCCAATTCCGGGTTATGAATCACGAAAGAGCTGCCCTGGCTCTGTGTGCAGGAGTGAAGGTGACAGGATGCAATGTAGAACAT CACTGCATTGGTGGTGGAGGCTACATTCCAGAAGGGCTTCCTAAGCAGTGTGGGGACTTTGCTGCGTTTGACTGGGCTGGGTATGGAACACATACAGGATGGAGTTCCACCAAAGAGATAACTGAGGCAGCTGTTCTGCTCTTCTATCGTTAG
- the LOC121004054 gene encoding intelectin-1-like isoform X2, with protein sequence MTAVFFKRDVAVLAGEMLLRSLLVLSLALTGVYTNKCGDTSTPEKKQHIVDMLSCWNENAANTETPNHSYQYRSCKDVKSHDTNAKDGIYMLKTADGLFYQTYCDMTTNGGGWTLVASIHENNMYGKCTVGDRWSSQEGDNINNPKGDDNWANYATFGFPDGATSDDYKNPGYYDIAAKDLGLWHVPNKTPLSKWKETSILRYRTDNGFFSQQGGNLFQLFKKYPVVFDAGACLKDNGPAVPVVYDFGSAEKTKSYYSPNGAKEFVPGFVQFRVMNHERAALALCAGVKVTGCNVEHHCIGGGGYIPEGLPKQCGDFAAFDWAGYGTHTGWSSTKEITEAAVLLFYR encoded by the exons CAGGTGAAATGTTGCTGCGCAGTCTTTTAGTGCTTTCTCTAGCACTTACTGGAGTATATACTAACAAATGTG GGGATACTTCTACTCCTGAAAAGAAGCAGCACATTGTAGAcatgttgtcctgctggaatgaGAATGCAGCAAACACTGAGACACCAAACCACAGCTATCAATATAGAAGCTGCAAGGACGTTAAGAGTCATGATACAAATGCTAAAG ATGGAATATACATGCTGAAAACTGCTGATGGGCTTTTCTATCAGACCTACTGTGACATGACAACCAATGGTGGAGGTTGGACATTGGTGGCAAGTATTCATGAAAACAATATGTATGGTAAATGTACAGTGGGAGATCGTTGGTCCAGTCAGGAGGGAGACAACATCAACAACCCTAAAGGAGATGACAATTGGGCCAACTATGCCACATTTGGTTTTCCTGATGGTGCAACAAGTGATGATTACAAG AATCCAGGATATTATGATATTGCTGCTAAGGACTTGGGCTTATGGCATGTTCCCAACAAGACACCTTTGTCGAAGTGGAAAGAAACATCTATACTAAGATATCGCACAGACAATGGCTTCTTTTCTCAACAGGGGGGTAATCTTTTCCAGCTCTTTAAA AAATACCCAGTGGTATTTGATGCCGGAGCCTGCCTCAAAGATAATGGGCCCGCTGTTCCTGTAGTGTATGACTTTGGAAGCGCTGAGAAGACTAAATCATATTATTCACCCAATGGAGCAA AAGAGTTTGTTCCTGGTTTTGTCCAATTCCGGGTTATGAATCACGAAAGAGCTGCCCTGGCTCTGTGTGCAGGAGTGAAGGTGACAGGATGCAATGTAGAACAT CACTGCATTGGTGGTGGAGGCTACATTCCAGAAGGGCTTCCTAAGCAGTGTGGGGACTTTGCTGCGTTTGACTGGGCTGGGTATGGAACACATACAGGATGGAGTTCCACCAAAGAGATAACTGAGGCAGCTGTTCTGCTCTTCTATCGTTAG
- the LOC121004054 gene encoding intelectin-1-like isoform X5 yields MLLRSLLVLSLALTGVYTNKCGDTSTPEKKQHIVDMLSCWNENAANTETPNHSYQYRSCKDVKSHDTNAKDGIYMLKTADGLFYQTYCDMTTNGGGWTLVASIHENNMYGKCTVGDRWSSQEGDNINNPKGDDNWANYATFGFPDGATSDDYKNPGYYDIAAKDLGLWHVPNKTPLSKWKETSILRYRTDNGFFSQQGGNLFQLFKKYPVVFDAGACLKDNGPAVPVVYDFGSAEKTKSYYSPNGAKEFVPGFVQFRVMNHERAALALCAGVKVTGCNVEHHCIGGGGYIPEGLPKQCGDFAAFDWAGYGTHTGWSSTKEITEAAVLLFYR; encoded by the exons ATGTTGCTGCGCAGTCTTTTAGTGCTTTCTCTAGCACTTACTGGAGTATATACTAACAAATGTG GGGATACTTCTACTCCTGAAAAGAAGCAGCACATTGTAGAcatgttgtcctgctggaatgaGAATGCAGCAAACACTGAGACACCAAACCACAGCTATCAATATAGAAGCTGCAAGGACGTTAAGAGTCATGATACAAATGCTAAAG ATGGAATATACATGCTGAAAACTGCTGATGGGCTTTTCTATCAGACCTACTGTGACATGACAACCAATGGTGGAGGTTGGACATTGGTGGCAAGTATTCATGAAAACAATATGTATGGTAAATGTACAGTGGGAGATCGTTGGTCCAGTCAGGAGGGAGACAACATCAACAACCCTAAAGGAGATGACAATTGGGCCAACTATGCCACATTTGGTTTTCCTGATGGTGCAACAAGTGATGATTACAAG AATCCAGGATATTATGATATTGCTGCTAAGGACTTGGGCTTATGGCATGTTCCCAACAAGACACCTTTGTCGAAGTGGAAAGAAACATCTATACTAAGATATCGCACAGACAATGGCTTCTTTTCTCAACAGGGGGGTAATCTTTTCCAGCTCTTTAAA AAATACCCAGTGGTATTTGATGCCGGAGCCTGCCTCAAAGATAATGGGCCCGCTGTTCCTGTAGTGTATGACTTTGGAAGCGCTGAGAAGACTAAATCATATTATTCACCCAATGGAGCAA AAGAGTTTGTTCCTGGTTTTGTCCAATTCCGGGTTATGAATCACGAAAGAGCTGCCCTGGCTCTGTGTGCAGGAGTGAAGGTGACAGGATGCAATGTAGAACAT CACTGCATTGGTGGTGGAGGCTACATTCCAGAAGGGCTTCCTAAGCAGTGTGGGGACTTTGCTGCGTTTGACTGGGCTGGGTATGGAACACATACAGGATGGAGTTCCACCAAAGAGATAACTGAGGCAGCTGTTCTGCTCTTCTATCGTTAG